In one window of Arachis ipaensis cultivar K30076 chromosome B06, Araip1.1, whole genome shotgun sequence DNA:
- the LOC107648617 gene encoding OTU domain-containing protein DDB_G0284757 yields MGLYEHSDVLQWGLNLLDGDPNFGQGYYGDMSQQHNNACDIYDGHYFHSHYDNNINNNNNINDNDDDDDDECNDVENDEIIARTLQEEFSQLEIAECSRYIQGGEEQYHASETQPAYDWHNPSVLNYCSGDYAQEEVDDAEPSSSCSSPCETGEYSLELTDNYPLDDEVGRRLSEMTLIPHVPKINGEIPSVDEATSDHQRLLDRLQLYDFVEHKVQGDGNCQFRALSDQLFHAPDRHKFVRRQVVNQLKSNPEIYDGYVPMEYGDYLEKMSRSGEWGDHVTLQAAADSFGVRIFVMTSFKDTCCIEILPHFEKPKGVIFLSFWAEVHYNSIYPQGDIPSDESRKKKRWWNFGSKH; encoded by the exons ATGGGTTTATATGAGCATTCGGATGTTCTTCAATGGGGTCTTAATCTCCTTGATGGTGACCCTAATTTTGGACAAGGATACTATGGTGACATGAGTCAGCAGCACAATAATGCTTGTGACATCTATGACGGACACTACTTCCATAGCCATTATGATAATAacattaataataacaataacatcaatgacaatgatgatgatgatgatgatgaatgtaACGATGTAGAGAATGATGAGATCATTGCACGTACACTTCAAGAAGAGTTTTCACAGCTAGAGATTGCTGAATGTTCAAGGTATATACAGGGAGGTGAAGAACAATACCATGCTTCTGAGACTCAGCCTGCATATGATTGGCATAACCCTTCAGTGTTGAACTATTGTTCGGGAG ATTATGCCCAAGAAGAAGTTGATGATGCAGAACCTTCGAGTTCGTGTTCTAGTCCATGTGAAACAGGGGAATACTCCTTAGAGCTGACTGATAATTATCCACTTGATGATGAAGTAGGGAGACGACTGAGTGAGATGACACTAATTCCT CATGTTCCGAAAATTAATGGAGAAATCCCTTCAGTTGATGAAGCAACATCAGATCATCAAAGGCTTCTAGATAG GTTGCAGTTATATGACTTTGTGGAGCACAAGGTACAAGGTGATGGTAATTGTCAG TTCCGTGCACTATCTGATCAGTTGTTTCATGCACCTGATCGTCACAAGTTTGTTAGACGTCAAGTCGTGAATCAG CTCAAATCTAATCCAGAAATATATGATGGGTATGTTCCCATGGAGTACGGTGACTATTTGGAGAAAATGTCTAG GAGTGGTGAATGGGGTGATCATGTCACACTTCAAGCAGCTGCAGACTCA TTTGGTGTGAGAATATTTGTGATGACTTCTTTCAAGGACACCTGCTGTATAGAGATTCTTCCTCATTTTGAGAAGCCAAAAGGAG TGATTTTTCTTAGCTTTTGGGCAGAGGTACATTACAACTCCATCTACCCTCAAGGAG ATATACCTTCAGATGAATCAAGAAAGAAGAAACGGTGGTGGAACTTCGGGAGTAAGCACTAG